A genomic region of Desulfosarcina ovata subsp. ovata contains the following coding sequences:
- a CDS encoding sensor domain-containing diguanylate cyclase gives MGSLDKYKTENKDAPSINRFQEASGDPILHVDGNGILLYINPAAQSLLSEWQPTVGNSLPEAFLKSLNQCLASDACSTRGVEVRVEERQIVFTPVPFNDSDFLFLHGHDVTWWRHYNAHLKLLANVYQNVSESIIITDTNGIIEAVNPAFTTINGYAADEVIGRTPRFLQSGRHDADFYKSMWNDIKKRGRWQGKVWNRRKNGEIYPALLSIAAIANEEGETTHYCSLCYDMMSKKEETEALWIDAFRDPLTGLPTMQLFYDRLEQAFSHTDRDLSMIAILVVNLDEFRRFNETLGYRQGDLLLQQTARRLKGVCRQSDTLTRFAADSFIMLTRVVGNPRQALAERAQRILKSFSVPVELGGTPVQVSARIGISVYPTTAKDMYTLLEQAQVAAEQAKARGGNQYRIYK, from the coding sequence ATGGGATCATTAGATAAATATAAAACTGAAAATAAGGATGCCCCTTCGATCAATCGTTTTCAGGAAGCCAGCGGCGATCCGATCCTGCATGTCGACGGGAATGGGATCCTGCTTTACATCAATCCGGCAGCCCAATCACTGCTTTCCGAATGGCAGCCCACCGTCGGCAATTCGCTGCCCGAAGCATTTCTGAAATCCCTGAACCAGTGCCTGGCCAGTGATGCGTGTTCGACGCGCGGTGTTGAAGTCAGGGTGGAAGAACGGCAGATCGTGTTCACCCCCGTTCCGTTCAACGATTCTGATTTTCTCTTTCTTCACGGCCATGACGTGACCTGGTGGCGGCACTACAATGCCCATCTCAAGCTGCTGGCCAATGTCTATCAAAATGTGAGCGAAAGCATCATCATTACGGATACCAACGGAATCATTGAAGCGGTCAACCCGGCATTCACCACCATCAATGGGTATGCCGCCGATGAAGTCATCGGGCGTACCCCCCGGTTTCTGCAATCCGGCCGCCATGATGCCGATTTTTACAAATCCATGTGGAACGACATCAAAAAAAGGGGGCGGTGGCAGGGGAAAGTCTGGAATCGAAGAAAAAACGGAGAGATCTACCCGGCGTTGCTCTCCATCGCCGCCATCGCCAATGAAGAGGGAGAGACAACCCATTATTGCAGCCTCTGCTACGATATGATGAGCAAAAAGGAAGAGACGGAAGCATTATGGATCGACGCCTTCCGCGATCCACTGACCGGTCTGCCGACCATGCAACTTTTCTATGACCGGCTGGAACAGGCGTTCAGCCATACCGACCGGGATCTATCCATGATCGCCATCCTGGTTGTCAATTTGGATGAATTCCGTCGCTTCAACGAAACCCTGGGGTACCGGCAGGGCGATCTTCTGCTTCAGCAGACGGCCCGCAGACTGAAAGGCGTCTGCCGGCAAAGCGATACCCTGACCCGGTTTGCAGCGGATTCGTTTATCATGCTGACCCGGGTGGTCGGCAATCCCCGGCAGGCGCTCGCCGAACGAGCGCAGCGAATCTTGAAATCCTTTTCCGTGCCCGTGGAATTGGGCGGCACCCCCGTTCAGGTTTCCGCGCGTATCGGCATTTCCGTTTAC
- a CDS encoding sigma-54-dependent transcriptional regulator, which translates to MDSIFIFTRNPCTRDTIRRIFADAYQTHVASSTDQLWAGLKTIACDCLFIDLAQMESLAAGLDGPPGPKALIGQLRQLRPMMAIVIIAAGNGIRQAVNYMKNGASNYIAEPIDPEEVRLVLDEISRDRLQQSELAYLRERLWQDDSLDVVQTLSPLMKKVYDSVMSVGPTKTTVLLLGETGTGKSFMAKRIHRHSNRKNGPFISVHCGAIPETLIESELFGHEKGAFTGAHRRKPGRFEVAFGGTIFLDEIGTISMAAQVKLLTVLQEGIYQRVGGDQPLNANVRVIAASNTDLKAMCEAGQFRKDLYYRLNVFPLTIPQLHDRKEDIPLFVDAFLKRFNQFNTKNIQGVHPDVMNGLLNYVWPGNIRELENLLERAYILENSPIMMPDSFPPELFDSVALPADITIRQVATLAEVRKHGIEEIERRYLQELLLRNKGRINASAAEAGVGTRQLNKLMHKYRLDKAAIKKSLKV; encoded by the coding sequence ATGGATTCCATTTTCATCTTTACTCGAAACCCGTGCACGCGGGATACCATCCGGCGCATTTTCGCCGACGCCTACCAGACCCACGTCGCCAGTTCCACTGACCAGTTATGGGCGGGGCTGAAGACCATTGCCTGCGACTGTCTTTTCATCGATCTTGCCCAGATGGAAAGCCTGGCAGCCGGTCTGGACGGTCCGCCGGGCCCGAAGGCGCTGATCGGTCAGCTCAGGCAGCTCCGACCGATGATGGCGATCGTTATCATTGCCGCTGGCAATGGCATTCGCCAGGCGGTCAACTACATGAAAAACGGGGCCAGCAACTACATTGCCGAACCCATTGATCCGGAAGAAGTCCGCCTGGTTCTGGATGAAATCTCCCGGGACCGGCTCCAGCAATCGGAACTGGCCTACCTCCGCGAGCGTTTGTGGCAGGACGACTCTCTGGATGTTGTCCAGACGCTCAGTCCCTTGATGAAGAAAGTCTACGACAGTGTCATGTCCGTCGGTCCCACCAAGACCACCGTCCTGCTGCTCGGAGAGACCGGAACGGGCAAGAGCTTCATGGCCAAACGGATCCATCGCCACAGCAATCGCAAGAACGGACCGTTTATCAGCGTTCATTGCGGGGCCATCCCCGAGACCCTGATCGAAAGTGAGCTGTTTGGCCATGAAAAGGGCGCTTTTACCGGTGCGCACCGCCGTAAACCGGGCCGGTTCGAGGTCGCCTTCGGGGGGACGATTTTTCTGGATGAGATCGGGACGATCTCCATGGCCGCTCAGGTCAAATTGCTGACCGTTCTTCAGGAAGGAATTTACCAGCGTGTGGGCGGCGATCAGCCCCTGAACGCCAATGTGCGGGTGATTGCGGCGTCGAACACCGATTTGAAAGCGATGTGCGAGGCGGGGCAGTTTCGCAAGGACCTTTACTACCGGCTTAACGTGTTTCCCCTGACGATCCCCCAACTGCATGACCGCAAAGAAGATATTCCCCTTTTTGTGGATGCCTTCCTGAAACGGTTCAATCAATTCAACACCAAGAACATCCAGGGGGTTCATCCCGACGTCATGAATGGGTTGCTCAACTATGTATGGCCGGGCAATATCCGTGAGCTGGAAAACCTTCTGGAGCGGGCATACATTCTTGAGAATTCACCGATCATGATGCCCGACAGCTTTCCCCCTGAACTGTTCGACAGCGTTGCGCTGCCCGCTGATATCACCATCCGGCAGGTGGCCACCCTGGCTGAAGTCCGCAAACACGGGATCGAGGAGATTGAGCGGCGCTACCTGCAGGAGTTGTTGCTGCGCAACAAGGGGCGGATCAACGCATCCGCTGCCGAAGCCGGGGTGGGGACCCGCCAGTTGAACAAATTGATGCACAAATATCGCCTGGACAAGGCGGCCATTAAAAAATCGTTGAAAGTATAG
- the groES gene encoding co-chaperone GroES — translation MNVRPLNDRVLVVRTEGEQKTAGGIIIPDTAKEKPMEGEVVAAGPGKLDEKGKRVPMELKAGDQVLFSKYAGTEIKINGVEHLFMREDDILGVIE, via the coding sequence ATGAACGTCAGACCGTTGAATGACCGAGTCCTCGTGGTCCGTACCGAGGGGGAACAAAAAACCGCCGGAGGAATCATCATCCCGGATACGGCCAAAGAAAAACCCATGGAAGGCGAGGTGGTCGCCGCCGGACCGGGCAAATTGGACGAGAAAGGCAAACGGGTTCCCATGGAGTTGAAAGCCGGTGATCAGGTGCTTTTTTCAAAGTACGCCGGCACGGAAATCAAAATTAACGGGGTTGAACACCTCTTCATGCGTGAAGACGATATTCTGGGTGTGATCGAATAA
- the groL gene encoding chaperonin GroEL (60 kDa chaperone family; promotes refolding of misfolded polypeptides especially under stressful conditions; forms two stacked rings of heptamers to form a barrel-shaped 14mer; ends can be capped by GroES; misfolded proteins enter the barrel where they are refolded when GroES binds) encodes MAAKKIVYGSNARAAMLKGVNTLANAVKVTLGPKGNNVVLNKSFGSPLVTKDGVTVAKEVEVTDKFENMGAQMVREVASKTSDAAGDGTTTATVLAQAIYTEGQKLVAAGGNPMAIKRGIDMGTAAVIDALKKISKPTKDHKEIEQVGTISANNDETVGSLISDAMEKVGKEGVITVEEAKGMETTLDIVEGMQFDRGYISPYFVTNTEKMVAELEDPYILINEKKISNMKDMVPLLESVSRAGKPLVIIAEDVDGEALATLIVNKLRGTLTVAAVKAPGFGDRRKAMLEDIAILTGGQVVSEDLGIKLETVTIDDLGKCRAIKIDKDNTTIVDGAGTKSAIEGRVKQIRAQIDETKSDYDREKLQERLAKLIGGVAVINIGAATETEMKEKKARLEDALNATRAAVEEGIVPGGGVALVRCIPVLDGLDAKGEEKNGIKILKRALQEPLRQIVCNAGLEGAVVINAVFEGKDDFGYNAATDEYENLIAAGVIDPTKVVRFALQNAASVAGLMLTTEAMIADKPEEKKKSSAAASMGDDMY; translated from the coding sequence ATGGCTGCAAAAAAAATTGTTTACGGTTCAAATGCCCGTGCGGCGATGCTCAAGGGGGTCAATACGCTGGCCAATGCGGTCAAGGTGACGCTGGGCCCCAAGGGCAACAACGTAGTTTTGAATAAGTCCTTTGGCTCGCCCCTGGTGACCAAGGACGGCGTGACGGTGGCCAAGGAAGTTGAAGTGACCGACAAGTTTGAGAACATGGGTGCCCAGATGGTCAGGGAAGTGGCCAGCAAGACCAGCGATGCGGCCGGTGACGGAACGACCACGGCAACGGTGCTGGCCCAGGCCATTTACACAGAAGGCCAGAAGCTGGTGGCCGCCGGCGGCAACCCCATGGCAATCAAACGCGGTATCGACATGGGCACGGCAGCGGTGATCGACGCGCTGAAGAAAATTTCCAAGCCGACCAAGGACCACAAGGAGATCGAGCAGGTCGGGACCATTTCCGCCAACAATGACGAGACGGTGGGCTCGCTCATTTCCGACGCCATGGAGAAGGTGGGCAAAGAGGGCGTGATTACCGTCGAAGAGGCCAAGGGCATGGAGACCACCTTGGATATCGTCGAAGGCATGCAGTTTGACCGGGGTTACATCTCCCCCTATTTCGTGACCAATACCGAGAAGATGGTTGCCGAACTGGAAGATCCCTATATCCTGATCAACGAGAAGAAAATCTCCAACATGAAGGATATGGTACCGCTGCTGGAATCGGTGTCCCGTGCCGGCAAACCGCTGGTGATCATTGCCGAGGATGTCGACGGCGAGGCCCTGGCCACCCTGATTGTCAACAAATTGCGTGGCACGCTTACCGTCGCGGCGGTCAAGGCGCCTGGATTCGGAGACCGCCGCAAGGCCATGCTCGAAGACATCGCCATTCTTACCGGCGGGCAGGTGGTTTCCGAAGACCTGGGCATTAAACTGGAAACCGTCACCATTGATGACCTGGGCAAGTGCCGGGCGATCAAGATCGACAAGGACAACACCACCATCGTTGACGGTGCCGGGACCAAATCGGCCATTGAGGGCCGTGTCAAACAGATCCGCGCCCAGATTGACGAGACCAAATCCGACTACGACCGCGAGAAGCTCCAGGAACGCTTGGCCAAACTGATCGGCGGCGTGGCGGTGATCAACATTGGGGCGGCGACCGAGACCGAGATGAAAGAGAAGAAGGCTCGCCTGGAGGATGCCCTGAATGCCACCCGGGCAGCCGTGGAAGAGGGAATCGTGCCGGGTGGCGGTGTCGCTCTGGTTCGCTGCATTCCCGTTTTGGATGGCCTGGATGCCAAGGGTGAGGAGAAGAACGGCATTAAGATTCTTAAACGCGCCCTTCAGGAACCCCTGCGCCAGATTGTCTGCAATGCCGGCCTCGAAGGGGCCGTGGTGATCAACGCGGTTTTCGAGGGTAAGGACGATTTCGGTTACAACGCGGCGACCGATGAATACGAGAACCTGATCGCCGCCGGGGTTATCGATCCGACCAAAGTGGTGCGCTTCGCCTTGCAGAACGCCGCCTCTGTGGCTGGCCTGATGCTGACCACCGAGGCCATGATCGCCGACAAGCCCGAGGAGAAGAAGAAAAGTTCGGCCGCAGCGTCCATGGGCGATGACATGTATTGA
- a CDS encoding aldo/keto reductase yields MKKRQLGKQGPMVSALGLGCMAMSEFYGSSDDAVSRTVILSALKQGLTMLDTADTYGAGHNEELIGKVLKDWTGEVFLATKFGIVRRPGEYARTICGRPEYVKQACDASLRRLGRETIDLYYAHRIDDTVPIEDTVGAMAELVHTGKVRYIGLSEPAAATLRRAHAVYPITAVQSEYSLWTRDIESQVIPAMRELGVALVPYSPLGRGALTGKLDRQQISQSGDLRPLLPRFSEKNLPANLVRTGVLFDMAAAKGVSPAQLALAWILARGDDIVPIPGTRRLDYLNENLGAVDIILSTEETHILDQAFAPGTIAGERYTPEGMAGLNR; encoded by the coding sequence ATGAAAAAACGCCAATTGGGAAAACAGGGTCCCATGGTATCCGCCTTGGGGCTGGGGTGCATGGCCATGAGCGAGTTTTACGGGTCCTCTGATGACGCGGTCTCCAGAACCGTGATTCTGTCTGCCCTGAAGCAGGGCCTGACCATGCTGGATACGGCCGACACATACGGAGCGGGTCACAACGAGGAGCTGATCGGCAAGGTGCTGAAAGATTGGACTGGGGAAGTTTTTTTGGCCACCAAATTCGGGATTGTACGCCGGCCAGGCGAATACGCCCGAACCATCTGCGGCAGGCCTGAATATGTCAAGCAGGCCTGCGATGCCAGTCTCAGGCGCCTGGGAAGAGAGACCATCGACCTGTATTACGCCCATCGAATTGACGACACCGTGCCCATCGAGGATACGGTGGGTGCCATGGCCGAACTGGTTCATACGGGCAAGGTCCGTTACATCGGCCTGTCCGAACCGGCGGCAGCCACCTTGCGCAGGGCCCATGCCGTGTACCCCATCACGGCGGTCCAGTCGGAATATTCGCTGTGGACCAGGGACATTGAGAGCCAGGTGATTCCTGCAATGCGCGAGCTGGGCGTGGCCCTGGTGCCTTACAGCCCCTTGGGACGTGGCGCCCTGACCGGGAAATTGGACCGTCAACAAATCAGCCAGTCAGGCGATTTGCGTCCCCTTCTCCCGCGTTTTTCCGAAAAGAACCTGCCGGCCAACCTGGTCCGTACCGGCGTTTTGTTTGACATGGCAGCCGCCAAAGGCGTCAGCCCCGCGCAATTGGCGCTCGCCTGGATTCTGGCCAGGGGAGACGATATTGTGCCCATCCCCGGAACCCGGCGCTTGGACTATTTAAATGAAAACCTTGGCGCCGTGGATATCATCCTGTCGACCGAGGAAACCCATATCCTGGATCAGGCTTTTGCGCCGGGAACGATTGCCGGTGAACGCTATACCCCCGAAGGAATGGCCGGTCTGAACAGATAG